One genomic window of Glycine max cultivar Williams 82 chromosome 16, Glycine_max_v4.0, whole genome shotgun sequence includes the following:
- the LOC102663859 gene encoding uncharacterized protein — MATAEVRAAWQRAVNRCFVQEDAKRAPKLACCQSSCATSKLFDAGAASAADEYDHAAASVTHFNQKSSFSNVIPDSRWWLLQLQANYEFQKGLTYEQLNALEDEVENLNVRNEQKTCKGDANHFGDENHEYISSMEGMQEVYSKNSKAYRQPMDMIAKHETMKIDSVGCTMSKHTNDFFFDSDYSWIGVEKALPRWRTTDRDELACFVLRKSLNHVENCDLPPPQKYLRGQPCADICDIKIRTSSFDQEAKSCAFSNLKVQAKRSLESELMHRMLVPSTNKGHLNFDWDKYSRSYPIIHGGVTEQVFEGNPNKAQLMEALCHSQTRARKAEEAAKQACAEKEHTIALFFIQASQLFAYKQWFQLLQLEALNTQVKNKDQPISTLFPWIRRKPGETKLKFGYAIQEMLGKPESEIATYAVAFALGLSLVGAGLLLGWTVGCMLPSP, encoded by the exons ATGGCCACAGCAGAAGTGAGAGCTGCATGGCAGAGAGCTGTTAATCGTTGTTTTGTCCAAGAAGATGCAAAAAGAGCCCCTAAGTTGGCTTGTTGTCAATCTTCATGTGCAACATCAAAATTGTTTGATGCTGGAGCAGCCAGTGCTGCTGATGAATATGATCATGCTGCTGCTAGTGTCACCCATTTTAACCAGAAATCTTCATTTTCCAATGTGATTCCTGATTCAAGATGGTGGTTGTTGCAATTGCAAGCTAACTATGAATTTCAAAAAGGTTTAACATATGAACAGTTAAATGCGTTAGAGGATGAGGTTGAAAATTTGAATGTTCGTAATGAACAGAAAACATGTAAAGGAGATGCTAATCACTTTGGTGATGAGAACCATGAGTATATTTCTTCCATGGAAGGAATGCAAGAGGTTTATAGTAAAAATTCTAAAGCATATCGTCAACCAATGGATATGATTGCTAAACATGAGACTATGAAGATTGATTCTGTTGGCTGTACAATGTCCAAGCATACAAATGATTTCTTCTTTGATTCTGATTATTCATGGATTGGAGTTGAGAAGGCACTACCAAGGTGGAGAACTACAGATAGAGATGAGTTAGCTTGCTTTGTTTTGCGCAAATCACTCAACCATGTTGAGAATTGTGACCTTCCCCCTCCACAAAAGTATCTTAGAGGACAACCATGTGCTGATATCTGTGATATCAAAATAAGAACATCGTCTTTTGACCAGGAAGCCAAATCCTGTGCCTTTTCCAATTTAaaagttcaagcaaagagaagTTTAGAATCAGAATTGATGCATAGGATGCTTGTGCCTTCAACCAATAAAGggcatttaaattttgattgggACAAATATTCAAG AAGTTATCCCATCATCCATGGGGGTGTCACAGAACAAGTTTTTGAGGGAAATCCCAACAAAGCTCAACTTATGGAAGCATTGTGTCATTCCCAAACACGTGCAAGGAAAGCAGAGGAGGCAGCAAAACAggcttgtgctgaaaaagagcACACAATTGCACTCTTTTTCATACAAGCTTCACAACTTTTTGCTTATAAGCAATGGTTTCAGCTGTTGCAGCTGGAAGCTCTTAACACTCAGGTTAAGAACAAGGATCAACCAATATCTACTCTCTTCCCATGGATACGTAGGAAACCGGGCGAGACAAAGCTAAAATTTGGCTATGCCATACAAGAGATGCTTGGCAAGCCAGAAAGTGAAATTGCAACATATGCTGTTGCATTTGCTTTAGGATTGAGTCTTGTTGGGGCTGGCTTGCTCTTAGGTTGGACTGTTGGTTGCATGTTACCTAGTCCATAG
- the LOC100794522 gene encoding uncharacterized protein At4g00950 isoform X1 has product MGGCEVEFEADQCKIPKLPLLNPPTMHSPERPGMKTPPLFTSASVPFGWEEEPGKPRPCTDIVSFSNPTPKCLELPPRLLLDSQNNNKSNKLSSPTTVLEGPYPYVATTNTCNSPSFRMNEDLYGSFGSERGKLGTMVLNQGVGIKEEEKEKGWFGSWREKALKREASGGGGSYVFPSSVEKDPECVGTHKKVRSMRKRNRPGSFTNPFHAKSSVWTTMCEGLKRVVPWRGKKLKKYGCWP; this is encoded by the exons ATGGGTGGTTGTGAAGTAGAGTTTGAGGCAGATCAGTGCAAGATACCAAAACTACCCTTGTTGAACCCTCCAACAATGCATTCTCCAGAGAGACCAGGGATGAAAACTCCACCACTTTTCACTTCAGCTTCAGTTCCATTTGGTTGGGAAGAGGAGCCAGGGAAGCCAAGGCCTTGCACTGATATTGTGAGCTTCTCAAACCCAACTCCAAAGTGCTTGGAACTTCCTCCAAGGTTGCTACTTGATTcccaaaacaacaacaaaagcaacAAACTTTCATCACCCACCACTGTTTTGGAGGGACCATACCCTTATGTGGCTACCACCAACACTTGCAACTCTCCTTCTTTTAGAATGAATGAAGACTTGTACGGTTCTTTTGGGTCTGAAAGAGGGAAACTTGGGACCATGGTTTTGAACCAAGGAGTGGGGAtcaaggaggaggagaaggagaaagggTGGTTTGGTTCATGGAGGGAAAAGGCCTTGAAAAGAGAGGCTAGTGGTGGTGGGGGTAGTTATGTCTTTCCATCTTCTGTTGAAAAAGATCCTGAATGTGTTGGCACTCACAAGAAGGTGAGGAGTATGAGAAAGAGGAATCGTCCTGGGAGCTTTACTAACCCATTCCATGCCAAGTCTAGTGTGtgg ACAACGATGTGTGAGGGGTTGAAGCGGGTGGTTCCATGGAGGGGTAAAAAACTGAAGAAATATGGGTGTTGGCCTTAG
- the LOC100794522 gene encoding uncharacterized protein At4g00950 isoform X3, whose amino-acid sequence MGGCEVEFEADQCKIPKLPLLNPPTMHSPERPGMKTPPLFTSASVPFGWEEEPGKPRPCTDIVSFSNPTPKCLELPPRLLLDSQNNNKSNKLSSPTTVLEGPYPYVATTNTCNSPSFRMNEDLYGSFGSERGKLGTMVLNQGVGIKEEEKEKGWFGSWREKALKREASGGGGSYVFPSSVEKDPECVGTHKKVRSMRKRNRPGSFTNPFHAKSSVWFISGLVWF is encoded by the exons ATGGGTGGTTGTGAAGTAGAGTTTGAGGCAGATCAGTGCAAGATACCAAAACTACCCTTGTTGAACCCTCCAACAATGCATTCTCCAGAGAGACCAGGGATGAAAACTCCACCACTTTTCACTTCAGCTTCAGTTCCATTTGGTTGGGAAGAGGAGCCAGGGAAGCCAAGGCCTTGCACTGATATTGTGAGCTTCTCAAACCCAACTCCAAAGTGCTTGGAACTTCCTCCAAGGTTGCTACTTGATTcccaaaacaacaacaaaagcaacAAACTTTCATCACCCACCACTGTTTTGGAGGGACCATACCCTTATGTGGCTACCACCAACACTTGCAACTCTCCTTCTTTTAGAATGAATGAAGACTTGTACGGTTCTTTTGGGTCTGAAAGAGGGAAACTTGGGACCATGGTTTTGAACCAAGGAGTGGGGAtcaaggaggaggagaaggagaaagggTGGTTTGGTTCATGGAGGGAAAAGGCCTTGAAAAGAGAGGCTAGTGGTGGTGGGGGTAGTTATGTCTTTCCATCTTCTGTTGAAAAAGATCCTGAATGTGTTGGCACTCACAAGAAGGTGAGGAGTATGAGAAAGAGGAATCGTCCTGGGAGCTTTACTAACCCATTCCATGCCAAGTCTAGTGTGtgg TTTATATCTGGGCTGGTGTGGTTTTGA
- the LOC100794522 gene encoding uncharacterized protein At4g00950 isoform X2 — protein sequence MGGCEVEFEADQCKIPKLPLLNPPTMHSPERPGMKTPPLFTSASVPFGWEEEPGKPRPCTDIVSFSNPTPKCLELPPRLLLDSQNNNKSNKLSSPTTVLEGPYPYVATTNTCNSPSFRMNEDLYGSFGSERGKLGTMVLNQGVGIKEEEKEKGWFGSWREKALKREASGGGGSYVFPSSVEKDPECVGTHKKVRSMRKRNRPGSFTNPFHAKSSVWQFISGLVWF from the exons ATGGGTGGTTGTGAAGTAGAGTTTGAGGCAGATCAGTGCAAGATACCAAAACTACCCTTGTTGAACCCTCCAACAATGCATTCTCCAGAGAGACCAGGGATGAAAACTCCACCACTTTTCACTTCAGCTTCAGTTCCATTTGGTTGGGAAGAGGAGCCAGGGAAGCCAAGGCCTTGCACTGATATTGTGAGCTTCTCAAACCCAACTCCAAAGTGCTTGGAACTTCCTCCAAGGTTGCTACTTGATTcccaaaacaacaacaaaagcaacAAACTTTCATCACCCACCACTGTTTTGGAGGGACCATACCCTTATGTGGCTACCACCAACACTTGCAACTCTCCTTCTTTTAGAATGAATGAAGACTTGTACGGTTCTTTTGGGTCTGAAAGAGGGAAACTTGGGACCATGGTTTTGAACCAAGGAGTGGGGAtcaaggaggaggagaaggagaaagggTGGTTTGGTTCATGGAGGGAAAAGGCCTTGAAAAGAGAGGCTAGTGGTGGTGGGGGTAGTTATGTCTTTCCATCTTCTGTTGAAAAAGATCCTGAATGTGTTGGCACTCACAAGAAGGTGAGGAGTATGAGAAAGAGGAATCGTCCTGGGAGCTTTACTAACCCATTCCATGCCAAGTCTAGTGTGtgg CAGTTTATATCTGGGCTGGTGTGGTTTTGA
- the LOC100795763 gene encoding auxin response factor 18 isoform X2 produces MAHLGCCNLGGPGSSGTSLPEKGLKDDDLYRELWKLCAGPLVDVPRTGDRVFYFPQGHMEQLQASTDQELNQEIPHFNLPAKIFCRVVNIQLLAEQDTDEVYACIALLPESDQTEPTNPDPNISEPPKQKFHSFCKILTASDTSTHGGFSVLRKHATECLPALDMTQATPTQELAAKDLHGFEWKFKHIYRGQPRRHLLTTGWSTFVASKRLVAGDAFVFLRGEHGQLRVGVRRLARQQSPMPSSVISSQSMHLGVLATASHAVMTRTMFLVYYKPRTSQFIVGLNKYLEAVNNKFSLGMRFKMRFEGDDSPERRFSGTIVGVGDVSAGWSNSQWRSLKVQWDEPATIPRPDRVSCWEIEPFVASTALNVTQPAVKGKRSRPADVSSSAASGFWYHGSSNELSQLGAATAEVQSKENQVVPCSLRQKDIINSNPIDANNSSISSRVRMEGVWPSSPHLNVTPNLFSDPNNNSVLARSPISGYLNVPSRSSDGPTCEHVEDGKKIENSLDCWLFGVNLTNNCSNVIITTPSERELRGPISSSVAPSGPKESIPAAACETERVQTPNYSLSNKGQKQIISEASPNEWQNKQATVPSMRTRTKVQMQGVAVGRAFDLTTLSGYDDLIEELEKLFEIRGELHSQDKWAVTFTDDENDMMLVGDDPWPEFCNMVKRIFICSREDLKKMKCCKLPASSSEVEEVLLSPDSQNRDETQQSHMP; encoded by the exons ATGGCACATCTGGGGTGTTGTAATCTTGGGGGCCCTGGGAGTAGTGGAACTTCTCTACCGGAAAAAG GTTTGAAGGATGATGATCTCTATAGAGAGCTATGGAAGCTGTGTGCAGGGCCATTGGTGGATGTTCCTCGTACTGGAGACAGAGTTTTCTACTTCCCTCAGGGTCACATGGaacaa TTGCAAGCATCTACGGATCAGGAATTGAACCAGGAAATTCCCCATTTCAATCTCCCGGCCAAGATTTTTTGCCGTGTTGTGAACATTCAGTTGTTG GCGGAACAAGACACTGATGAGGTTTATGCTTGCATCGCTTTGCTTCCAGAATCAGAT CAAACTGAGCCTACAAATCCTGATCCAAATATTTCTGAGCCCCCAAAACAGAAGTTTCACTCATTTTGCAAGATATTAACTGCCTCTGATACTAGCACACATGGAGGATTTTCAGTTTTGCGGAAGCATGCTACTGAGTGCCTGCCTGCATTG GACATGACTCAAGCAACCCCTACTCAGGAGTTGGCAGCAAAGGATCTTCATGGATTTGAGTGGAAGTTTAAGCATATATATAGGG GTCAACCAAGGAGGCACTTACTTACAACTGGCTGGAGTACATTTGTTGCATCTAAAAGATTGGTTGCTGGAGATGCTTTTGTGTTTTTAAG GGGAGAGCATGGGCAATTGAGAGTTGGAGTTAGACGTTTAGCGCGGCAGCAGAGTCCTATGCCTTCATCTGTGATATCAAGCCAGAGCATGCATCTTGGAGTGCTTGCCACTGCTTCCCATGCTGTCATGACTCGTACCATGTTTTTGGTTTATTACAAGCCaag GACTAGCCAGTTTATTGTTGGTTTGAACAAATATCTAGAGGCAgtcaacaataagttttcactcGGCATGCGATTCAAGATGAGATTCGAGGGAGATGACTCACCTGAGAGAAG GTTTTCAGGTACTATTGTTGGGGTTGGAGACGTGTCTGCAGGATGGTCAAATTCACAGTGGCGCTCATTGAAG GTTCAATGGGATGAACCAGCAACAATTCCAAGGCCAGATAGGGTTTCTTGCTGGGAGATAGAGCCTTTTGTAGCTTCTACTGCTTTGAATGTCACACAACCAGCAGTGAAGGGTAAAAGGTCTAGGCCTGCTGATGTATCGTCTTCTG CTGCTTCAGGTTTCTGGTATCATGGTTCTTCCAATGAGCTTAGTCAATTAGGTGCTGCCACTGCTGAAGTCCAAAGCAAGGAAAATCAGGTTGTTCCATGTTCTCTGAGGCAGAAAGACATTATTAATAGCAATCCAATTGATGCTAATAACTCTAGCATCAGCTCTAGAGTCCGGATGGAAGGAGTATGGCCTTCTTCACCACATTTGAATGTCACTCCAAACCTTTTTTCTGATCCCAATAACAACAGTGTTTTGGCACGATCACCGATCTCTGGTTATCTTAATGTTCCATCTAGATCAAGTGATGGTCCCACATGTGAGCATGTGGAAGACgggaaaaagattgagaattcCCTTGATTGCTGGTTATTTGGAGTTAATTTGACTAACAATTGTAGCAATGTTATAATTACTACTCCTTCAGAGAGGGAACTGAGAGGTCCAATAAGCTCAAGTGTTGCTCCTAGTGGTCCCAAAGAATCTATTCCTGCAGCTGCATGTGAAACTGAGAGGGTTCAGACTCCCAACTATTCACTGTCCAACAAGGGGCAGAAGCAAATTATTTCTGAGGCATCACCAAATGAGTGGCAGAACAAGCAGGCCACTGTACCATCCATGAGGACGCGGACTAAG GTGCAAATGCAAGGTGTTGCTGTTGGTCGTGCGTTTGACTTGACCACATTGAGTGGCTATGATGATCTCATAGAAGAACTCGAGAAATTGTTTGAGATCAGAGGAGAGTTGCATTCACAAGACAAATGGGCTGTTACTTTCACGGATGATGAAAATGACATGATGCTCGTGGGTGATGATCCATGGCC GGAGTTCTGCAACATGGTGAAGAGGATTTTCATTTGTTCACGGGAGGACTTGAAGAAGATGAAATGCTGCAAGCTACCTGCTTCTTCATCAGAGGTTGAAGAGGTTCTATTGAGTCCAGATTCACAGAATAGGGATGAGACTCAACAGTCTCACATGCCTTAG
- the LOC100795763 gene encoding auxin response factor 18 isoform X3 encodes MAHLGCCNLGGPGSSGTSLPEKGLKDDDLYRELWKLCAGPLVDVPRTGDRVFYFPQGHMEQLQASTDQELNQEIPHFNLPAKIFCRVVNIQLLAEQDTDEVYACIALLPESDQTEPTNPDPNISEPPKQKFHSFCKILTASDTSTHGGFSVLRKHATECLPALDMTQATPTQELAAKDLHGFEWKFKHIYRGQPRRHLLTTGWSTFVASKRLVAGDAFVFLRGEHGQLRVGVRRLARQQSPMPSSVISSQSMHLGVLATASHAVMTRTMFLVYYKPRTSQFIVGLNKYLEAVNNKFSLGMRFKMRFEGDDSPERRFSGTIVGVGDVSAGWSNSQWRSLKVQWDEPATIPRPDRVSCWEIEPFVASTALNVTQPAVKGKRSRPADVSSSGFWYHGSSNELSQLGAATAEVQSKENQVVPCSLRQKDIINSNPIDANNSSISSRVRMEGVWPSSPHLNVTPNLFSDPNNNSVLARSPISGYLNVPSRSSDGPTCEHVEDGKKIENSLDCWLFGVNLTNNCSNVIITTPSERELRGPISSSVAPSGPKESIPAAACETERVQTPNYSLSNKGQKQIISEASPNEWQNKQATVPSMRTRTKVQMQGVAVGRAFDLTTLSGYDDLIEELEKLFEIRGELHSQDKWAVTFTDDENDMMLVGDDPWPEFCNMVKRIFICSREDLKKMKCCKLPASSSEVEEVLLSPDSQNRDETQQSHMP; translated from the exons ATGGCACATCTGGGGTGTTGTAATCTTGGGGGCCCTGGGAGTAGTGGAACTTCTCTACCGGAAAAAG GTTTGAAGGATGATGATCTCTATAGAGAGCTATGGAAGCTGTGTGCAGGGCCATTGGTGGATGTTCCTCGTACTGGAGACAGAGTTTTCTACTTCCCTCAGGGTCACATGGaacaa TTGCAAGCATCTACGGATCAGGAATTGAACCAGGAAATTCCCCATTTCAATCTCCCGGCCAAGATTTTTTGCCGTGTTGTGAACATTCAGTTGTTG GCGGAACAAGACACTGATGAGGTTTATGCTTGCATCGCTTTGCTTCCAGAATCAGAT CAAACTGAGCCTACAAATCCTGATCCAAATATTTCTGAGCCCCCAAAACAGAAGTTTCACTCATTTTGCAAGATATTAACTGCCTCTGATACTAGCACACATGGAGGATTTTCAGTTTTGCGGAAGCATGCTACTGAGTGCCTGCCTGCATTG GACATGACTCAAGCAACCCCTACTCAGGAGTTGGCAGCAAAGGATCTTCATGGATTTGAGTGGAAGTTTAAGCATATATATAGGG GTCAACCAAGGAGGCACTTACTTACAACTGGCTGGAGTACATTTGTTGCATCTAAAAGATTGGTTGCTGGAGATGCTTTTGTGTTTTTAAG GGGAGAGCATGGGCAATTGAGAGTTGGAGTTAGACGTTTAGCGCGGCAGCAGAGTCCTATGCCTTCATCTGTGATATCAAGCCAGAGCATGCATCTTGGAGTGCTTGCCACTGCTTCCCATGCTGTCATGACTCGTACCATGTTTTTGGTTTATTACAAGCCaag GACTAGCCAGTTTATTGTTGGTTTGAACAAATATCTAGAGGCAgtcaacaataagttttcactcGGCATGCGATTCAAGATGAGATTCGAGGGAGATGACTCACCTGAGAGAAG GTTTTCAGGTACTATTGTTGGGGTTGGAGACGTGTCTGCAGGATGGTCAAATTCACAGTGGCGCTCATTGAAG GTTCAATGGGATGAACCAGCAACAATTCCAAGGCCAGATAGGGTTTCTTGCTGGGAGATAGAGCCTTTTGTAGCTTCTACTGCTTTGAATGTCACACAACCAGCAGTGAAGGGTAAAAGGTCTAGGCCTGCTGATGTATCGTCTTCTG GTTTCTGGTATCATGGTTCTTCCAATGAGCTTAGTCAATTAGGTGCTGCCACTGCTGAAGTCCAAAGCAAGGAAAATCAGGTTGTTCCATGTTCTCTGAGGCAGAAAGACATTATTAATAGCAATCCAATTGATGCTAATAACTCTAGCATCAGCTCTAGAGTCCGGATGGAAGGAGTATGGCCTTCTTCACCACATTTGAATGTCACTCCAAACCTTTTTTCTGATCCCAATAACAACAGTGTTTTGGCACGATCACCGATCTCTGGTTATCTTAATGTTCCATCTAGATCAAGTGATGGTCCCACATGTGAGCATGTGGAAGACgggaaaaagattgagaattcCCTTGATTGCTGGTTATTTGGAGTTAATTTGACTAACAATTGTAGCAATGTTATAATTACTACTCCTTCAGAGAGGGAACTGAGAGGTCCAATAAGCTCAAGTGTTGCTCCTAGTGGTCCCAAAGAATCTATTCCTGCAGCTGCATGTGAAACTGAGAGGGTTCAGACTCCCAACTATTCACTGTCCAACAAGGGGCAGAAGCAAATTATTTCTGAGGCATCACCAAATGAGTGGCAGAACAAGCAGGCCACTGTACCATCCATGAGGACGCGGACTAAG GTGCAAATGCAAGGTGTTGCTGTTGGTCGTGCGTTTGACTTGACCACATTGAGTGGCTATGATGATCTCATAGAAGAACTCGAGAAATTGTTTGAGATCAGAGGAGAGTTGCATTCACAAGACAAATGGGCTGTTACTTTCACGGATGATGAAAATGACATGATGCTCGTGGGTGATGATCCATGGCC GGAGTTCTGCAACATGGTGAAGAGGATTTTCATTTGTTCACGGGAGGACTTGAAGAAGATGAAATGCTGCAAGCTACCTGCTTCTTCATCAGAGGTTGAAGAGGTTCTATTGAGTCCAGATTCACAGAATAGGGATGAGACTCAACAGTCTCACATGCCTTAG
- the LOC100795763 gene encoding auxin response factor 9 isoform X1 — translation MAHLGCCNLGGPGSSGTSLPEKGLKDDDLYRELWKLCAGPLVDVPRTGDRVFYFPQGHMEQLQASTDQELNQEIPHFNLPAKIFCRVVNIQLLAEQDTDEVYACIALLPESDQTEPTNPDPNISEPPKQKFHSFCKILTASDTSTHGGFSVLRKHATECLPALDMTQATPTQELAAKDLHGFEWKFKHIYRGQPRRHLLTTGWSTFVASKRLVAGDAFVFLRGEHGQLRVGVRRLARQQSPMPSSVISSQSMHLGVLATASHAVMTRTMFLVYYKPRTSQFIVGLNKYLEAVNNKFSLGMRFKMRFEGDDSPERRFSGTIVGVGDVSAGWSNSQWRSLKVQWDEPATIPRPDRVSCWEIEPFVASTALNVTQPAVKGKRSRPADVSSSGRKLVLSLTLMSSLIYYLRYYFDIFNSAASGFWYHGSSNELSQLGAATAEVQSKENQVVPCSLRQKDIINSNPIDANNSSISSRVRMEGVWPSSPHLNVTPNLFSDPNNNSVLARSPISGYLNVPSRSSDGPTCEHVEDGKKIENSLDCWLFGVNLTNNCSNVIITTPSERELRGPISSSVAPSGPKESIPAAACETERVQTPNYSLSNKGQKQIISEASPNEWQNKQATVPSMRTRTKVQMQGVAVGRAFDLTTLSGYDDLIEELEKLFEIRGELHSQDKWAVTFTDDENDMMLVGDDPWPEFCNMVKRIFICSREDLKKMKCCKLPASSSEVEEVLLSPDSQNRDETQQSHMP, via the exons ATGGCACATCTGGGGTGTTGTAATCTTGGGGGCCCTGGGAGTAGTGGAACTTCTCTACCGGAAAAAG GTTTGAAGGATGATGATCTCTATAGAGAGCTATGGAAGCTGTGTGCAGGGCCATTGGTGGATGTTCCTCGTACTGGAGACAGAGTTTTCTACTTCCCTCAGGGTCACATGGaacaa TTGCAAGCATCTACGGATCAGGAATTGAACCAGGAAATTCCCCATTTCAATCTCCCGGCCAAGATTTTTTGCCGTGTTGTGAACATTCAGTTGTTG GCGGAACAAGACACTGATGAGGTTTATGCTTGCATCGCTTTGCTTCCAGAATCAGAT CAAACTGAGCCTACAAATCCTGATCCAAATATTTCTGAGCCCCCAAAACAGAAGTTTCACTCATTTTGCAAGATATTAACTGCCTCTGATACTAGCACACATGGAGGATTTTCAGTTTTGCGGAAGCATGCTACTGAGTGCCTGCCTGCATTG GACATGACTCAAGCAACCCCTACTCAGGAGTTGGCAGCAAAGGATCTTCATGGATTTGAGTGGAAGTTTAAGCATATATATAGGG GTCAACCAAGGAGGCACTTACTTACAACTGGCTGGAGTACATTTGTTGCATCTAAAAGATTGGTTGCTGGAGATGCTTTTGTGTTTTTAAG GGGAGAGCATGGGCAATTGAGAGTTGGAGTTAGACGTTTAGCGCGGCAGCAGAGTCCTATGCCTTCATCTGTGATATCAAGCCAGAGCATGCATCTTGGAGTGCTTGCCACTGCTTCCCATGCTGTCATGACTCGTACCATGTTTTTGGTTTATTACAAGCCaag GACTAGCCAGTTTATTGTTGGTTTGAACAAATATCTAGAGGCAgtcaacaataagttttcactcGGCATGCGATTCAAGATGAGATTCGAGGGAGATGACTCACCTGAGAGAAG GTTTTCAGGTACTATTGTTGGGGTTGGAGACGTGTCTGCAGGATGGTCAAATTCACAGTGGCGCTCATTGAAG GTTCAATGGGATGAACCAGCAACAATTCCAAGGCCAGATAGGGTTTCTTGCTGGGAGATAGAGCCTTTTGTAGCTTCTACTGCTTTGAATGTCACACAACCAGCAGTGAAGGGTAAAAGGTCTAGGCCTGCTGATGTATCGTCTTCTGGTAGGAAGCTTGTCCTAAGTTTAACTTTAATgagttctttaatttattacctaagatattattttgatattttcaatTCAGCTGCTTCAGGTTTCTGGTATCATGGTTCTTCCAATGAGCTTAGTCAATTAGGTGCTGCCACTGCTGAAGTCCAAAGCAAGGAAAATCAGGTTGTTCCATGTTCTCTGAGGCAGAAAGACATTATTAATAGCAATCCAATTGATGCTAATAACTCTAGCATCAGCTCTAGAGTCCGGATGGAAGGAGTATGGCCTTCTTCACCACATTTGAATGTCACTCCAAACCTTTTTTCTGATCCCAATAACAACAGTGTTTTGGCACGATCACCGATCTCTGGTTATCTTAATGTTCCATCTAGATCAAGTGATGGTCCCACATGTGAGCATGTGGAAGACgggaaaaagattgagaattcCCTTGATTGCTGGTTATTTGGAGTTAATTTGACTAACAATTGTAGCAATGTTATAATTACTACTCCTTCAGAGAGGGAACTGAGAGGTCCAATAAGCTCAAGTGTTGCTCCTAGTGGTCCCAAAGAATCTATTCCTGCAGCTGCATGTGAAACTGAGAGGGTTCAGACTCCCAACTATTCACTGTCCAACAAGGGGCAGAAGCAAATTATTTCTGAGGCATCACCAAATGAGTGGCAGAACAAGCAGGCCACTGTACCATCCATGAGGACGCGGACTAAG GTGCAAATGCAAGGTGTTGCTGTTGGTCGTGCGTTTGACTTGACCACATTGAGTGGCTATGATGATCTCATAGAAGAACTCGAGAAATTGTTTGAGATCAGAGGAGAGTTGCATTCACAAGACAAATGGGCTGTTACTTTCACGGATGATGAAAATGACATGATGCTCGTGGGTGATGATCCATGGCC GGAGTTCTGCAACATGGTGAAGAGGATTTTCATTTGTTCACGGGAGGACTTGAAGAAGATGAAATGCTGCAAGCTACCTGCTTCTTCATCAGAGGTTGAAGAGGTTCTATTGAGTCCAGATTCACAGAATAGGGATGAGACTCAACAGTCTCACATGCCTTAG